TGAACGTCGAGCCGGCCTGGTAGCCGCTGAGCCCGCCGCCGCCGGAGATCAGCGGCGCGACCGTGATCGACGGGTCCGGGTTGCTCTTGGTCGGGATCCCGAAGTGCCGGTTCACCGCCATCGCCAGCACCCGTCCGGTGCCGGGCTGGACCACCGCGATCGGCAGCGCCTTGGGGTTGTCGTAGCCGTACACGGCCAGGGACTGCTGCACCGCGGTCGCCTGCGCGGCCGTGTTCATCGAGGTGACGATCTTGTAGCCGCCGGTCTTGAGCTTGGCCTCACGCTGCGCGCTGGACTTGCCGAACGCGGCCTGCTGATCCCACCAGCGCAGGAAGTAGTCGCAGAAGAAGCCCCAGTCGTCGTGCCCGCTCGGGACGCCGGTGCAGCCCGAGGTCGGGAACTCCTTCGGGATCAGCCCGATCTTCGCGGCGGTCGCGGCCTTGGCCTGGGCGGCGGTGATCGCGCCCATCGTCTTCATCGAGTCCAGCACGTACGCGCGCCGGCTCAGCGCGGACCTGGTGTTGTGCGCGATCGGGTTGTACGCGTCCGGCGACTGCACCAGCCCGGCCAGCAGCGCCGCCTGCGACAGCGTGAGCTTCGCGGCGGTGGTGGAGAAGTAGCGCTGCGCGGCCGCGTCGATCCCGTACGCACCGGCGCCGAAGTAGGCGATGTTCAGGTACGCGGTGAGGATCTGCTGCTTGGTCTGGGTGTGCTCGAGTTGGGCCGCGTACCGCACCTCCTGCAGCTTGCGGGACAGCGTGTCGGAGGTCGCGGCCTTGCGCTCGGCCGCGCTGACGCTCTGGTCGCTCTTGAGCACGTTGCGGACGTACTGCATGGTCAGCGTCGACGCGCCCTGGTCCACGCCGCCGTCGCGCAGGTTCGCGGCCGCGGCCCGCAGGACGCCCTTGGTGTCGATCGCGCCGTGCTCGAAGAACCGGCGGTCCTCGGCCGCGACGATCGCCTGCTGCATGACCGGCGAGATCTGGTCCAGCCGCACCGACTTGCGGTACTCGCTGTAGAACGTCGCGATCTGCGTCGTGCCGTCGGCCGCGTAGATCTTCGACGGCTGGGCCGGGTTGCCCGGATCGATGCCGTCGGGCAGCGATCGGACCGACTGGGCCACCGTCGTCGTGGCCGATCCCACCAGCAGTACGCCGGGCAGCGCGATTCCCGCCACCACCAGCGCCGCTGCCAGCGTCAGCACGATCAGACCCACCACGCCGCGGACTCGGCGCCGAACCATCCGCTCGTCCCCCTCATCGTCGTCACCTACCCCGGCGGAAGCCGCGCGGAC
This DNA window, taken from Mycobacteriales bacterium, encodes the following:
- a CDS encoding transglycosylase domain-containing protein, giving the protein MVRRRVRGVVGLIVLTLAAALVVAGIALPGVLLVGSATTTVAQSVRSLPDGIDPGNPAQPSKIYAADGTTQIATFYSEYRKSVRLDQISPVMQQAIVAAEDRRFFEHGAIDTKGVLRAAAANLRDGGVDQGASTLTMQYVRNVLKSDQSVSAAERKAATSDTLSRKLQEVRYAAQLEHTQTKQQILTAYLNIAYFGAGAYGIDAAAQRYFSTTAAKLTLSQAALLAGLVQSPDAYNPIAHNTRSALSRRAYVLDSMKTMGAITAAQAKAATAAKIGLIPKEFPTSGCTGVPSGHDDWGFFCDYFLRWWDQQAAFGKSSAQREAKLKTGGYKIVTSMNTAAQATAVQQSLAVYGYDNPKALPIAVVQPGTGRVLAMAVNRHFGIPTKSNPDPSITVAPLISGGGGLSGYQAGSTFKMFTLLAAVESGLPLNTVFDAPSQLTTHWPTYDGTGCNGFYCPSNESPSFMDGPRSMWDGFGRSVNTYFVHLEEQIGADKAVAMAQRLGITFTAPSDQRQVKDAVDWGSFTLGVADTTPLELAEAYATLGANGVHCSALPVVSVTGLNGKKVAGVADPQCKAVISPEVARAGVDAARCPVGQQSVYGRCNGGTATAVSGIVGRPVAGKTGSSQGNVTETFVGITPQVAAAGIAANPADPTDAVGSGVSSSVDSAVANTIAVALQGLPVQEFTPPSVQTAFGSGGITAPPTNTNPTPGTGNGGQGGQGNGGQGNGGGNNGGNNGGGNGGQGGGTNGGGQQTGAPATGAPATGGTTGGTG